From the Helianthus annuus cultivar XRQ/B chromosome 17, HanXRQr2.0-SUNRISE, whole genome shotgun sequence genome, the window aaaaaaactCTAGGGTGTTATATGATAAATTTAAATTGAATTCATGTTAGAGAAAAAACATGATTAACTTTAGGATGTACTAATTGATTTGAaaggtatgtttggcatggagcttttaggagcttttagaagcttctagctttaagcttttaagaaaaagctcataCTTAATAAAAaatcttgtttggttgaaggagctttaagcttttaggttaggagcttgaagcttttggttgaacgttactactagtagcgtttagaaggagctacaagcttttagggaaaaatgactattttaacctctcaaaataaggaactttttaatgcaccaactttctaaatttttagttatgtccattttggtaattttatacattttattaaaagctacagctactctaccaaacaccaaatatatctaaaaagctacagctactagctaccagctacagctaccagcttccagccaccagctaccagcttccagctttcagctaccagccaccagctacttttgccaaacatacccatagTGAACATTACTTAGAAGATAGGGCGTGGTTTGCTTGTTCCCTAACGGGACTACCCGTTATGTAGACGTTACATCATCAAAGGTGAAGGATCATTCCTTTGGGGACTATCTAAGGGTGTGGAGGATAGTCGTCCctccttttttattatttttttatttagttaaatTATTAAAACCAagataaaaattaaaaagttatatttaaataaaaacctaaagttacatttaaaaaaaactacatTTCCTCACtccatttttttaaaattttttccTTCATTTTTTGTAAGATGTGATGGTCTTCCTCGGGATGTGCGCTAAGGTCGGTGGTCATTATTCTCCATTCATCCAACTGTTGCGCTTCTTCTTGCCTCCTTTGCTTCTCCTCGACTTGTCGTTTCTTACTTTTACCTTCTCGTTTTGCGTCTCGGTAAAGGTTTGGTTGAATGCTTTCAACTCGGCCATAATACCTTCAAACTTCGAACCACCACCGCATCCTGATGCGGCTTGTTTCCTTTTTTCAGCCGTTATCTTTTTACTTTTGTCTCTTCCTGAGGGACGTTCTTCCTCCTAAATCGGCTCCTCGTCAAACTCGGGCTCTTCGTTGATATTTATTTGGCAACGACCGGTTGAGGCTCCAACGCTATAACTTCCTGACTCGGAAGTTTTAGGCCGTTTGGTTGCTCGTTTCGCGCTTGCAACCTCATCAAGAACCACTGCCCACTTTGGAGAATCCTTTACAACTTGCCACGCACGGACATGTGGGAAAGAACTCTTATGTTCATTTTCGTATAAACGCATCACCTCATGGAAAACATTTTCGTGGTTCCACCCACTCGGTTTGTTGGAGAGCGTTTGGTTATAAAACCCACAAAAGCGTTGGATCACCGTATTCATCTTGCGCCACTTGGAGCCGATAGAATCAATGTTTCTGTACTCGCCTTGTTCCATAAACGTGTGGAATATATCAAGGATTTCTTGCCAAAACCCATCGTTTGATTGGTTGTTACCTACAAGTtagtaacaataataatattttataagaaaaaatatAATGTACAAATAAATGTtagtaacaataataatattttgTAAGAAAAATATAATGTACAAATAAAAGTtagtaacaataataatataatgaaaaaaataatttttatcgAGTATTGGATTCCTTGACAACGCAATccacgccttcgccaacgcctcttccTCAATTTTTGACAATTTTAGTTGTTTGTCGACTGCGTCTTCTTTTTTACCCTTTTCCTTTGTATTTTTCCTTTTTGAAGTTTGAGGTTGCGTTTCTGGCACAACCTCTACgtcatcatcttcttcctcgatTTGTGTTGGACGTGCTTGTGGCGGTGGTTGATATGACATGTTAATCGGGTTTTGCATTAGTTGCTGCATTTGCATTTGTTGATATGGCATGTTGAATGTTTGTGGGTTTGGTTGCATTTGCATTTGGTTGAAGGGAATGTTGGGTTGTTGCATATGGTATTGGTTTCGTTGGTTGAAAACGTTGGGCATTTGTTGGTAACCCGAAAAAGAGTTTTCCATGACGGGTGTGTAGCCGGGTGACGAGAACAGGAGTGAACTTGAGTTGAGATTATTTGAGTTGTAAGGATCCATATTTTTTTTAAGGTTGAGGGAGGTTGTTTTATAAAAATGGAGAGAATGTTGAGGTTGTGTGAAAAAAAATTGTGGTTAAAAGGTTAAATATATAGtggtattgttttttttttttaaggcaAGTTaccgttggggggggggggggcactttTTCAAACTGTTCACCTCGTCGCCAACGTCTTCCTGCCGACGTTTGGGACGCGCCGAGCCCAAGGGGGCGGTGTGCGACGGAGGGGACGAGCTGAGACGGGGGGAGCGGAGTAAAATGGTGGTGTCCATTTTTTGAGGTAGATGTGCAAGTAAATCGGGTAATTTAGGATAATAGATAGATCAAGTAACATGACGTAAGGGGATTGACGGGACTTAAGGTATATGGTTGGACGCCCCTTCCCCCTAGTGTATAAGAAGAAAAAACGAATAGGTCCATAGATTCTAGTATTTTGGTATGCAACGGGAATAAAAGTTTTACATTTTTAACATGTGATTTGAAAACCAAAAGCGAAAGGTTTCTTGGGCTAAAGCAAAGAAATCACATCCACATATTTCATTTTCATCTTGAACACTCGCTAGAGTAAATCAAATTCTATATGTATACGTCTGTCTTATTTTGATTTGTTGTATTCAAAAGAAAATCTCATGAAAATTgggatttctcaaaaatcattTGGCAAAACAAATGATTTAGTGAATAAAGAGTAGTGAAATGGGAGTGTGACTATAGGTTTAAGTATTAAAAAATTAGAGTTAAATGTCTTTTTAGTTCATGTGGTTTGAGTCATTTTTGTTAGTTTAGtcaaaatgttttatttttcgcCTGTGGATCTAAAAAGATTTCATAGTTACCATTTTAGTTtattgggttaacttcatccattttttctgttaacgagaaatgcaattcggccatataaaatgatcaaattgcctttctcgttaacaaaaataatggatgaagttaacccagtggactaaaatgacaacggtgaaatcttttttggacccacaggtgaaaaataaaatctttggactaaactgaaaaaatgacccaaaccacagaaactaaaatgaaatttaaCTCTAAAAACTATATAGTATTGCTaaattttaattttgttttgCATCTTAGggtactttttttttctttttttagaaaTAACTACACAAAATGAAGACTAACCAAAAACCTCTAAATCGGTACTCAAATCGTGATCGAGATGAAGACGAAAGCAAAAGTTGTTGAAACTCAAATTTTCAAACAACTTATTAAATAAACCATAAATTATCTTGGACTAAAACACAACTTATAAACACTTAATTATAACAGCAAAGTGTATGAAAAATAACTTATCAAATTAGACCAGCCAAACAATAGCAGAAGTATGGATTACATGACATTAGGCTATCCGTAATGGCATAACGCCCCCATAACACCTTGGATATTTACCTCCTCATACCCCGCCTCATACTAGTTTTTCATGGGCGTGAGCCCTCCTGCTGTGAAACCACTCACGCTGCAACTACTTTTTCAAGGGTGTGATCCATCCGTTTTCATGTGGATTAAATTTAGTTGGCCAATAAAAAAGTACACTTTGCCAGATACTTCCTCTTTTTAACTAATTAAAAAAATCCATGGGGTAACCTTTTTTAAAGTTTTTAATTTatgtaatttaaatattattttgatgGATGGTGGATAGTTAAAAATTTGTGAAATCATTAAACGAAAAGGTAACAAAAAAGTGAGTGAGAACTCATGCCTACGTAACAATGACGTGACGCTCACCTTTTGATGTACCATTGAAAACGGATTAAACCATTACACATAGCTTTAGAGGGTCCCGACATTGATTGCATAAGCATACTTACTTACACATAATAACTGGGTGGTATTTGGTACTATGGGGGTCACCGACCCCTCATGATTTTTTTTAACCATATATACACTGAAAATCATAATTAACCCCCCATGAAATTATGACACCAACTTCATAGAATTTTGACCAACACGTCGACCCCTAAGAAAAACAAAACTAGAAATTTACACATTCGTTCAAAAAAAGAAATTTACACATTCgaatataaatttttttatataagaaGCACAAAACTAGAAACTTATACATTCGAATATAACCTTTTTTTCATATAATTATATGAACATCTAATATGTTATTTAAACCCACAGGTTGTGATGTTAATAATGAAATGGCGTTGCCAAAAGTTAAATTTGAATTGTTAAATTGTTTAAAGTTAAACATAAAAGTGGCAATTGGATATGCAAGATAAAAAGGCGAAGATGTGATCGCTGTGCCCTTCTCCGCCTAAACAAGTGAACGCTCCACCCTCATTAGCCGTTACCCTTCTCCACCCTCGTCGCCGACTATCGTGTGAACCACATAACCAGTGAACTCCCTCCCTCTCTTTAGTTTGAATCTttaatttgttttactttatttgaTTAGGGTTTAGATTACGTTTGATTAATAGTTAAAATAGTGGTTAGTTTATTTAATAAGTTTTTTAATTAGTTGATTAATTACTAGATTATGTGGTTTGATCCAACCCGAACCGGCCCATTATATATATTACGATAGATAACCGACTTAAAACATTCCCGACCTTTATAAAAAATTACGAAATCCATCACTGCGTAATAATTACATGCAAACAATAAT encodes:
- the LOC110925360 gene encoding uncharacterized protein LOC110925360: MDPYNSNNLNSSSLLFSSPGYTPVMENSFSGYQQMPNVFNQRNQYHMQQPNIPFNQMQMQPNPQTFNMPYQQMQMQQLMQNPINMSYQPPPQARPTQIEEEDDDVEVVPETQPQTSKRKNTKEKGNNQSNDGFWQEILDIFHTFMEQGEYRNIDSIGSKWRKMNTVIQRFCGFYNQTLSNKPSGWNHENVFHEVMRLYENEHKSSFPHVRAWQVVKDSPKWAVVLDEVASAKRATKRPKTSESGSYSVGASTGRCQININEEPEFDEEPI